The Rhodanobacteraceae bacterium DNA segment CCATGGCGCCGTAGGTCGGCATTTCCAGCACGTCCTTGTTGGCTTCGATCGGCTGCACGGCCTTGATGGCCATGTGATCAGGCGTCAGGGCGATGCGCAGTACGCGGGTCGGGATCGATCCGTTCTGCACGGCAATCAAATGGTCCTTGTAGAAGTACAAACCATCGATGCCGCCCAGATTCTGGCCGTCCTTGCTGAGATCACGCACTTCGCTCTTGCTCAGATCAGCCACGCGCAAGCCGAGTTCATAGTCGACGAAGTAGAGGAATTTCTGGTCGGGCGTCACTGCAATGCCGCGCAGGCTGGTCGAGCCCGGCACGGTCAGCAGGACCCGCAGCTCGCCACCCTGCACCTGGTAGATCACGTTGGTGAGCGCATCCGTGGCGTACACCGTGCCGTTGCTGGACACCGTGATCGACCCGAAATTGCGCGGCGTTGGCGCCGGCGGCAAGGGATAGGCTTCGATCAACTTGCCGGTCTTCAGATCCATCTTCAGCAGCGCGGCAAAGCCCATGTCGGCGGGCTTGTGGTCCACATACTGCGGCGCACCGGCCGTGCCCACCCAGAGAAAGCCCCGGGCCTCATCAGCCGCCAGGGCGAAGACACTCTTCAAGCCCACGGTCGTGGCCGGCTTGGCCCAGACGCTCTGCTTCTTGCCGTCCAGACTCACGCTCAGGATTTCACCCGTGCGCACGCTGCCCACCAGAAAGCGCTTGCCCTTGGCGTCATAGGTCAGGCTCTCGATGAGTTCCGGCGCGTCCTTCAGCGTGATCGCCACCTTGCCCTCACCAAAGGGCGTGGCATTGGCTTCCAGCCCCTCGATGATGTACTTGAAGGCCTGCGTGTTGCGGATGGGATCGAAATCCTTGTCCTTGTCCGGATTGATCGCCAGGCCCTGCTTCTGCACCTGGATCAGCAGGTTGTAGGCCCGGGTCTTGTCGTCCTGGATGGCGTAGGCCTCGGCCAGCCGATACATGAAAGTCGGGCTGTAGGGGCGCAGTGCCAGCAGGCGCTCCATGGCATAGGTGTAGCGGCGCATGTCGCCCGCGGACTTCCAGCCCTCCGCCTTCTGCATCAGCTGGCCGATATCGGAGATCTTGGACAGTTCGATCTGGGTGTCAGTAGGTGGCGGCGGCGGCGCATTGCGCAGGGCCTGGGCCGACAAGTTGGAGGCCGCGAGGATCATTGCAGCTGCGCAAATGTTGAGAACGTAGGTCTTTGATTTCATGACACCAACAGAGATGAGGAACAAGAAAGGGGCAATTCCGGACCGGCACGGCGTCTGGCGGCACAGTCGGACAAGCGTGGCATTATCGCGTGCGCCGCGCTGAACTGCGAAGCAATGCTGACCGCCCCCCGCCGATTAAGTTCCCCAATCATGACTGATCAATCCATTGAAACCCTGTTCGCTGGCAAGTATGTGCATCTGCGCCGACGCGGTACCTGGGAATACGCCGAGCGCGCCAATCCGCAGGGTGCCGTGATCATCGTCGCGGTCACGCCCGAGGACCGGGTGTTGCTGGTGGAGCAGTACCGCATCCCGATCCAGTCAAAGACCCTGGAGTTTCCGGCCGGACTGATCGGCGATCAGGCCAGCTTCGAAGGCGAATCCTGGCGCGAGTCGGCCCGTCGCGAACTGCTGGAAGAAACCGGCTGGGACTGCGAGCACGTCGACAGCATCATGGCCGGCCCGAGTTCCGCCGGCATGAGCACCGAAATCATGCATTTCGTCCGCGCCCGCGGCCTGATGCGGGTAAATGCCGGCGGTGGCGATGCCAGCGAGGACATCACCGTGCACGAAGTCCCGGTCAACGAGATCGCCGCCTTCGTCGCCGCCAAGATGGCCGCCGGTTTCGCAATTGATCCCAAGGTCTATGCCGGCATTTATTTCCTCAATCACGACGCCGCCGGCCGCGCTCTGTAGCGACCTCGCGTCGCGACCGGCGGCCCGGCACCGCGACCCACCCGCTACTCTGCGGCGTCATCGGTCGCGCCGTGAAGGCGCTCCTGCGCGAAACCCTGCCCGGTAGGAGCGACCTCGCGTCGCGACAAGGCAGCGCAAGCCGGACCACGTGGCGGGCTTGATCGAAGAAGCTGAACGCGGAGAACGCAGAGGGGCGCGGAGCACGCAGAGAGAAGCAGATTCAGGTTGGCATTCGCCCTTCTCCGCGTTCTCTGCGTGCCTCTGCGTTCTCCGCGTTGATGCGTCGGCTACCAAATGGCCCGGAACACGTTCGGGCGCAAGCCTCCGGTGTTGGCGCTCGCGACACGAGGTCGCTCCAACGAAACTACAGGCACAAAAAACCCCGACAGAAACCTGCCGGGGTGAGGGTGCAATACCTACAAGAACGACCCGGGAAGGTCCCCGGGGCCATCCGCGCCGTTCAGAAACGGCGCGGCGGCGATCCTGTTCAGGCTACCTTTTCATCGAGGAACTGCTCGTCCTCGGTGGAACCCTTCAGCGCGGTGATCGAAGACTGCGCGCCGGCGATGACCTGGGTGACCTGGTCGAAGTAACCCGTGCCCACTTCGCGCTGGTGCTTGGTCGCAGTGTAGCCCAGCGGCTCGGCCGCAAACTCAGCCTGCTGCAGTTCCACATAAGCCGACATCTGACGCGACTTGTAGCCCTTGGCCAGCTGGAACATCGAGAAATTCAGCGCGTGGAAACCGGCCAGCGTGATGAACTGGAACTTGTAGCCCATGGCGCCGAGCTCGCGCTGGAACTTGGCGATGGTGGCGTCGTCCAGGTACTTCTTCCAGTTGAAGCTCGGCGAGCAGTTGTATGCGAGCATCTTGCCCGGGAACTTGGCATGGATGGCATCGGCGAACTGCTTGGCGAATTCCAGATCCGGCTTGCCGGTCTCGCACCAGATCAGATCGCAATAGGGTGCATAGGCCAGACCACGCGAGATCGCCTGCTCCGGACCCATATTGCTCAGGTAGAAGCCCTCAACGGTGCGCTCACCGGTCAGGAAGGGCTTGTCATTCGGATCAATATCGCTGGTGACCAGATCGGCGGCGAGCGCATCGGTGCGGGCAACGATGATGCTCGGCACGCCGGCGCAGTCGGCCGCCAGACGTGCGGCAATCAGCTTCTGCACCGCTTCCTGGGTCGGCACCAGCACCTTGCCGCCCATGTGGCCGCACTTCTTGGCGCTGGCCAGCTGGTCTTCCCAATGCACACCGGCGGCACCGGCCTCGATCATGTGCTTCATCAGTTCGAAGGCATTGAGCACGCCGCCGAAACCGGCCTCGGCGTCGGCCACGATCGGCTGCAGCCAGTCGAAGTCGGCATCGCCTTCAGCATGGTGCAGCTCGTCGGCGCGCAGCAGCGCGTTGTTGATGCGGCGCACCACATTCGGCACCGAGTCCACCGGATACAGCGACTGGTCGGGATACATGGCGCCAGCGGTATTGGCATCTGCAGCCACCTGCCAGCCCGACAGGTAGATGGCCTTGAGGCCAGCCTTGACCTGCTGCATGGCCATGTTGCCGGTCAGCGCGCCGAGCGCATTGACGTAATCCTCGGTGTGCAGATAGCGCCAGAGCTTCTCGGAACCGAGCTTGGCCAGCGTGTGCTCTACGGGCACGGTGCCGCGCAGACGTACCACGTCGGCTGCACTGTAGGGGCGGGTGACGCCCTTCCATCGGGGATTGGTGGCCCAATCTTGTTCCAATTGCTCAGCAGTCAAAAACGCCATGATTCAGCCTCGTTCACGTTGCAATAGCAGCCCGTAGGCCGGGAGGGTAAGAAAACGCTCGAAACGCTCGGCCAGAGCCAACTGCTTCAGAATTGCGGCGGCGGCATCCAGGTCGGTGGCGCTCAGCGGGTGATTGCCGTTCTTGAGCTTAACCACTTCCTCATTGAGCCACTGCTCCACCTTGGCCGCATCGATCACTCGACCATCGTCCAGGCGGGCACCGGTGCGCACCCACTGCCACAACTGGGCGCGGGAGATCTCGGCAGTCGCGGCGTCTTCCATCAGGTTGTGGATGGGCACACAGCCGTTGCCCGAGAACCAGGCGCCGATGTATTCCAGACCGATGTTCATGTTCAGGCGCACACCAGCCTCGGTGATCGTGCCCTGCTGCGGACGGATCAGGTCCTCGGCCGACACCTCGACATCGGGGCGCAGATTGCCCAGCTGATTGGCTTCGGGCATGTGCTTGTCGAAGATCTCCATCGCGATCGGCACCAGCCCCGGATGCGCCACCCAGGTGCCGTCGTGGCCATTGCTGGCCTCGCGCTCCTTGTCGATGCGCACCTTGGCCATTGCCGCCTCATTGGCTTCCGGATCGTTCTTGATGGGAATCTGCGCCGCCATGCCGCCCATCGCAAAAGCGCCGCGGCGATGGCAGGTCTTGATCAGCAGCTGCGAATAGGCCTTGAGGAAACCGCTGCCCATCGTGACCTGTCCGCGCTCGGGCAACACCCGGCTGGCATCGGTCTGGAAGGTGCGGATGTAGCTGAAGATGTAATCCCAGCGGCCGCAATTGAGGCCCACGATGTGCTCGCGCAGTTCGTAAAGAATTTCATCCATTTCGAAAGCGCCGAGCAGGGTCTCGATCAGCACCGTGACCTTGACCGAACCCCGCGGCAATTTCAGCTGCGTTTCGCAGTGATCGATGACCAGATTCCACAACCGCGCTTCAATGTGGTTTTCCAGCTTCGGCAGATAGAAGTACGGGCCACTGCCGCGCGCCAGCAGTTCCTGGCCGTTGTGAAACAGGAACAGGGCGAAGTCGAACAGCGAGCCTGAAATCGGCTCGCCATCGAGCGTCACGTGGGCCTCGTCCAGATGCCAGCCGCGCGGTCGCACGATCAGCGTGGCGGTCTGGTCCTTGAGCTTGTAGGCCTTGCCTTCGGGCGTGACGAAATCGACCTGGCGGCGGATGGCATCAAAGAGATTGCCCTGCCCTCCGATCAGATTGTCCCAGGTCGGCGCATTCGAATCCTCGAAATCGGCCATGAAGGTCTTGGCGCCCGAGTTGAGCGCGTTGATGATCATCTTGCGATCCACCGGCCCGGTGATCTCGACCCGGCGATCCCACAGGTCGAGGGGAATCGGCGCCACCTTCCAGTCGCCAGCGCGGATCGCGGCGGTCTCGGGACGAAAATCCGGCAGCTCGCCGGCGTTGATGCGCTCCTGACGGGCCTCACGCGCCGCCAGCAGCCGCTTGCGCTCAGGCAGGAAGCGAATGCAGAGATCTTCCAGGAATTGCAGCGCTTCCGGGGTGAGAATGCGCGCTGCATCGGCCGCGGGAGGAGCGACGACACGCAGACGAGACGTCGGCGCGGACTGATCTTGGGTCATGGATGGCTCTCGTTGGTGGCACCGCACAGCCCCCTCCCAAGGCCCATGCGGCAGATGAATCCGAGCCTAACGGACGAACGTAGTGCGCGCAAACCGGACATAAGTCTGAGGTAAGCCGGCCCCGCAGGGCACGTGTAGCCCGTTGTGCCGCGCAGCGGCTCAGCGGGGGCTTTTCCGCGTCACCGTCCGCACGGCCATTTCCAGTTCCGGATCGCGACCGGCGCGTACGCTCGCTACCGTCGGCGCCACTTCGATGTCCGGCAGCACGCCCACGCCGACGAAATCGGTGCCATCCGGGTAGCTGTCGCGTTTGACGCAGATGCGCGCGAAGCCGCCGCCGGGCAGCGGGAAGCCCAGGGGTTGACCGGTGCTGCCGCCGCTGGCGACGCCGATGATGGGGCCGCGCTGCATCAGCTTGAATGCGGCAGCCGTGTCTTCGGCCGCCGAGAAGGTGCGGGCATCGATCAGCATGGCTACCGGGCCGCTGAACTTGCGCGAGTCCCGTCGCTGGTAGGGCTCGTCCGGCACGATTCGCCATTTGATCGAGGCATTCTCGCCATTGCGGGCTCGACTCAGTGGCGAGCCATCGCGGTAGCGAGACACCGGTGTTACCACCGGATCGTCGCTGAGATGCGTCAGCAGATCCCAGCCATGGTTGCTGGAACCACCGCCGTTGCCGCGCAGATCGAGCACCAGGGCTTTGGCGGAACTCAGTTCCGACCAGTGCTTGAGCAGCAATTGATGGGCCGCATCCGATTCGAACTGCGAAGCCCGCAACACCGCCACGCCGTCGCGGCGCACTTCAAAACTCTCGGACGCCCGCCCCGGCGTGCGCTGGTAGCCCGAGCGCGGTGCGGACACCTCGAACAGCTTGCCGCCCGCCGATCGCAGCTGCAGTTGTACAGGCTGCTGGGCATCGCCAGCCAGCAATCCATAGCTGAAACTGCGCACGTCGCGATCTTGCCGCGTGGAACTGCTTTCGTACGGCGCCACCTGCGCTTCTGCATAGCTCCGCACCGGTTGGCCGTCGATGCGGAGGATCTCATCGCCGACCTTCACGCCCGACTTCGCCAGCGCCGGATCACGCACCTCCAGCACCAGCACCTTGTCCTCCACCAGCGCCGTGCGCAGACCCGGGCGCGAGTACATGGCCGGCGCCAGCTCATCGGGTGGATAGGCGTTACTGTGCCCATCCTTGAGCAGAGCGGCAAAGCGCATCAGTTCGCGATAGTAGTCGGCGGTGTCCTTGGCCTCGATCACCTTGGGCAGCGTTTCCAGATAGGCCTGATCCCAGTCGAGCTCCGGCAGCTGATCGAACCAGACAAAATTGTCGCGAGCCACCGACCAGATCAGCGACAGCCCGGCAATGCGCTCGGCTACCGGCAACTGCTCGCGATACGGTGTCTTCAAGGCTGGATAGCCAGCCCAGCGCGCCGTTACTTCGGCTTGCGCCCGAATGCCGGCAGAGCGCGGATCGGCCAGCAGGCGCTGGACATGAACATCGGAGACGAAGGGGCTGATCTCCGACAACCAGGCGATGTCCTGCACCGATTCCCAAGCCGCCAGCGCCTCCGTCATCTCGTTCAGCCGCGCATGCACCTTGACCTTGTCGATCAGGAAATTGAAACGTCGATAGCGCAGATATTCATTGCCTTCGCCCAGATCCCGGTACAGCGGCGTATCGAGCTTGGCCAATCCCTGGTCCAGATCGACCAGAATGGCGCGCAGTTCCTCTGGCGTGGCGGCGGCACCCTGATAAATGACGTCCGAATGCGGATCGCGCAATCGAGTCACGTCCTCGTAGGCCTCCATCGCCGGCGACAGTTCATCGGCGTCGGCGGGCAAATTGGCCGTCAAGCCGAGCACCAGGCTGACGGAGAGCGCGAAGATAGGTCTGGCCATGGAAGCTCCTGCTGGCGATGTAGTGCTGGGTTCGACGGCTGGCGAAGGCCGCGCAATCAACGCAACCCCGCGCCCGCAGCGCCTGAATGAGTGCACGATGAGAGCAGCAAGCGCAAACAATAGTTCCAGCGCGGCCGGAATGGACCCTGCTGCACGCAGTTCAGTAGCCCGTTGTGCCGCGCAGCGGCTCAGCGGGGCTCTTCGCGTCACCGCCCGGACAGCGCTACGCGCAGTTCGGGCTACAGTAGCCGGCAGCAATGGACACCCAGAAACCCATACGCTCCAAATGCCCTACCCCGAACCCGCAGGCAGGGCACCGGCGACAAACGTACCTGATAGACCCATCCGCAACGTCTGGCTGTCTATTTTCATCCATGGGTCCGCAGCAATCGCCTTGATCGATTGCGCTTGCTACGCCCGCGCGTACCAGGCCTTGATCTGCGGATGCTCGCGCACGGCGTCGTGTACGCCCATGAGTTTGGGGTAGCTGCAGAAGATGTTGGCCGGAATGTGGTCGACGTTGCCGCCGAGGAACCAGCGCACGGCCATATGCAGTTTCACGTCGACCACGTGGATGCGCTCGCCCGCGAAGTACGGCCCGGTGGCGATGTTGCGTTCGGCCGCGCGGCCCCAGGCGGGCAGGTAGCCGGCCACCAGTGCTTCGCGGGCGGTCTTTTTCTCGGCCTCGCCCATGCGGATGGTGGGGCCGACATTCGCACGCAGATCTTCCACGTGCTGCATCATGCCCTCGTGGCGGGCCGCCTCGAAGTCGTCGGCCGGGTGCAGCCCGTGGCGGCGACCAATCAGCACCAGGATGGCATTGGTCTGCGCCAGCGGCGGATGTCCAGGCAAATCGAGCACGGGCAGCGAGCCGTAGGGCGTGTGTTCCTTCAACGCCGGCCAGTCTTCGCGACGAATACGATGGTCTTCAAAGTCGACGCCCGCCAACTGCAGCGCGAGGCGGCATTCCTCACCGCGGCTCACCGGGGCGTCGAAATAGGTCAGGCTGGGTCGAGTCACAGCGGTATCTCCCAGGCAAGAGGCAAAGGGTGCGGCGCGTTGGCGGCGGCATTATCCGTCACGGCCCCGCCATCCAGCGTAGCCCGGACAACGACGCTTGCCTCGCTCATCTGCGAGCAACTCCGCGTAGCGTGACGCTTCCGATCGAAGATGGGGCGCTGGCAATCGTTGCATGATCGCCGCTGACGCCGTTCATGTCTGTGGGAACAACTCGCGCGTTGCTGCCGCAGAGTTGCTGGAAAGTGGGTATCCGATGGTGTCCGCCTGATGGTGTCTGCCTTCGGCCAGGCAACGGGCACGATACGCGGTGGGCGTGCAGCCCATCATGGACTTGAATGCGCGGTTGAATGGGCCCAGCGAGGCGAAGCCGCTTTCGCTGCTGACCTGCAGGATAGTGCCGCAGCCCTCTGGGGCCGCGAGCAGCGCACAGGCGTGGGCTACGCGGTGGCGGTTGAGCAATTGGTTGAAGTTTCTTTCGCCGGTGTGCTGGGTGATCAGCTTGCTGAGCCGATGCTCAACGGTTCCCAGTCGCTCGGCCAGCTGCGCAACTTTCAGCTCGGGTTCGCGATAGACCTTGAGGACGCTCAGGTGGCGCTGCAGCTCGGCGATCAGGGTCGCGTCACCGGCAGCCGGAACCGGGGCCCTCGGCGCGGAATGCGCCCGGTCAGCGGCAAGCAAGGGTGCCGGACTCAGGCGCCGCAGGCGAAAGGCATGATGCATGAAAGCGATCATCAGCATGGCGCAAAGCGCCACAGCGCTGGTTCGCAGCGGGACCAGCGTCGGGAAGGCATGCGCGAGTTCACCCAACAGCGTCGTCGAAAGGACGCTGCTGCCGTAGAGGATCATGAAGCCGATGCGCAAGCTCCGCTCGGTCTGTGTCCATTGCGCGGACCAGCCGCGCAGGGGTTCAACGAAGCTCAACGCCAGCAAGGAAGTGCTGCTCAACGTCAGCAAGGCATCGATGCTCACAGTAGCCATGGACGGTTCGGCGTTGGCTTGCAGCGCCGTGCCGCGATGGATGGCAATGAGGATGGCCACACTTGCCGCCAGCAGAAGGTGTACCCGCCGCACGCCGCGGTCGCCGCGGAACAGGGTGCGGGAGACCAGCCAGAAGCCGTTGCAGGTGACTGAGCCACCGATCGCCACCATCCACACCAGCCAGGGTTGGGTGTCCACCACGAACGGTGACATCAGCGACAACGCCAGAGAGCCGCTGACCACGGCGAACAGCCGCTCGTGATCCCGCAGGTTGTGCTGCATCCGCAAGGTCAGCAACGACAGCAGTGCCACGCCAACGGCCACGGCGGTCAAAGTTGCTTCCCACCACAGCATCGTCAATCCCTCCCCTGGAGCCCGAACAGTCTGACGCACCAACGGTGACTTCGCATGCGTCGCCAGTCACAGCCTAACCGCAGTTGAACAACGATTTCCGGTGCGGATTTTCGACTCGCCGATTCGCGAATCGGCGAGACCCCGCGTTGGCACAGGGGCAGGCTTGAGACTTCTCCACAGACCCGGCATCACGGCATGACCCACACTCGCACCCATTCTTCCGCCCGCGCCCTGCAGCTGGGGGCCGCCGCCTGGTTCATCTGCGCCACGATAGGTCAGTGGACCTTCGTCCTGTTCATCCTGCTGTTCTTCGGCGGGCACACCGTCAGCGGTGACCTCGCCGGACTCAATCAAAAGGCGCATGTTACCGGCTATGTCCCTGGCGATGCCATCGGCAACTTTCAGTTCATCGCCCATGCGCTGAT contains these protein-coding regions:
- a CDS encoding NUDIX hydrolase: MTDQSIETLFAGKYVHLRRRGTWEYAERANPQGAVIIVAVTPEDRVLLVEQYRIPIQSKTLEFPAGLIGDQASFEGESWRESARRELLEETGWDCEHVDSIMAGPSSAGMSTEIMHFVRARGLMRVNAGGGDASEDITVHEVPVNEIAAFVAAKMAAGFAIDPKVYAGIYFLNHDAAGRAL
- the aceA gene encoding isocitrate lyase — translated: MAFLTAEQLEQDWATNPRWKGVTRPYSAADVVRLRGTVPVEHTLAKLGSEKLWRYLHTEDYVNALGALTGNMAMQQVKAGLKAIYLSGWQVAADANTAGAMYPDQSLYPVDSVPNVVRRINNALLRADELHHAEGDADFDWLQPIVADAEAGFGGVLNAFELMKHMIEAGAAGVHWEDQLASAKKCGHMGGKVLVPTQEAVQKLIAARLAADCAGVPSIIVARTDALAADLVTSDIDPNDKPFLTGERTVEGFYLSNMGPEQAISRGLAYAPYCDLIWCETGKPDLEFAKQFADAIHAKFPGKMLAYNCSPSFNWKKYLDDATIAKFQRELGAMGYKFQFITLAGFHALNFSMFQLAKGYKSRQMSAYVELQQAEFAAEPLGYTATKHQREVGTGYFDQVTQVIAGAQSSITALKGSTEDEQFLDEKVA
- the aceB gene encoding malate synthase A — protein: MTQDQSAPTSRLRVVAPPAADAARILTPEALQFLEDLCIRFLPERKRLLAAREARQERINAGELPDFRPETAAIRAGDWKVAPIPLDLWDRRVEITGPVDRKMIINALNSGAKTFMADFEDSNAPTWDNLIGGQGNLFDAIRRQVDFVTPEGKAYKLKDQTATLIVRPRGWHLDEAHVTLDGEPISGSLFDFALFLFHNGQELLARGSGPYFYLPKLENHIEARLWNLVIDHCETQLKLPRGSVKVTVLIETLLGAFEMDEILYELREHIVGLNCGRWDYIFSYIRTFQTDASRVLPERGQVTMGSGFLKAYSQLLIKTCHRRGAFAMGGMAAQIPIKNDPEANEAAMAKVRIDKEREASNGHDGTWVAHPGLVPIAMEIFDKHMPEANQLGNLRPDVEVSAEDLIRPQQGTITEAGVRLNMNIGLEYIGAWFSGNGCVPIHNLMEDAATAEISRAQLWQWVRTGARLDDGRVIDAAKVEQWLNEEVVKLKNGNHPLSATDLDAAAAILKQLALAERFERFLTLPAYGLLLQRERG
- a CDS encoding glutathione S-transferase family protein, with product MTRPSLTYFDAPVSRGEECRLALQLAGVDFEDHRIRREDWPALKEHTPYGSLPVLDLPGHPPLAQTNAILVLIGRRHGLHPADDFEAARHEGMMQHVEDLRANVGPTIRMGEAEKKTAREALVAGYLPAWGRAAERNIATGPYFAGERIHVVDVKLHMAVRWFLGGNVDHIPANIFCSYPKLMGVHDAVREHPQIKAWYARA
- a CDS encoding AraC family transcriptional regulator, with product MLWWEATLTAVAVGVALLSLLTLRMQHNLRDHERLFAVVSGSLALSLMSPFVVDTQPWLVWMVAIGGSVTCNGFWLVSRTLFRGDRGVRRVHLLLAASVAILIAIHRGTALQANAEPSMATVSIDALLTLSSTSLLALSFVEPLRGWSAQWTQTERSLRIGFMILYGSSVLSTTLLGELAHAFPTLVPLRTSAVALCAMLMIAFMHHAFRLRRLSPAPLLAADRAHSAPRAPVPAAGDATLIAELQRHLSVLKVYREPELKVAQLAERLGTVEHRLSKLITQHTGERNFNQLLNRHRVAHACALLAAPEGCGTILQVSSESGFASLGPFNRAFKSMMGCTPTAYRARCLAEGRHHQADTIGYPLSSNSAAATRELFPQT